In Blastocatellia bacterium, the following are encoded in one genomic region:
- a CDS encoding toxin-antitoxin (TA) system antitoxin, with translation MLKRIDVKEAQARFQELLAQMASGVEWILTDGMTPVARLAPISARVAGLHAGAVWISPDFDEPLPDEFWPGNA, from the coding sequence ATGTTGAAGCGAATTGATGTAAAAGAAGCGCAAGCGCGGTTCCAAGAGCTGCTTGCCCAGATGGCCTCAGGCGTTGAATGGATCCTCACTGATGGGATGACACCTGTTGCCCGTCTTGCACCCATCTCTGCTCGTGTAGCAGGCTTACACGCGGGAGCAGTTTGGATAAGCCCTGATTTCGATGAACCTTTACCTGATGAATTCTGGCCAGGCAACGCATGA
- a CDS encoding type II toxin-antitoxin system VapC family toxin: protein MKLLLDTHTFIWWDSEPAKLSPRVLALCQDRQNVLLLSVVSIWEMQIKSELGKLRLALSLKEIVESQQQTNNIEILPITLEHVLALEKLPASHKDPFDRLLVAQAMVEGLVLLSADPNITKYSIQVVW, encoded by the coding sequence ATGAAGTTATTGCTGGACACACACACGTTCATCTGGTGGGATAGTGAACCTGCCAAACTTTCGCCGCGCGTTTTGGCACTGTGTCAAGATCGCCAGAATGTTCTGCTACTCAGTGTAGTCAGTATTTGGGAGATGCAAATCAAGTCTGAACTGGGGAAGTTACGGCTGGCTTTGTCCCTGAAAGAGATTGTTGAAAGTCAACAGCAAACGAACAATATCGAAATACTGCCGATTACCTTGGAGCATGTGCTGGCGTTGGAGAAGTTGCCTGCGTCTCACAAAGACCCCTTTGACCGTTTGTTGGTAGCACAAGCAATGGTAGAGGGGTTGGTGTTGCTCAGTGCAGACCCCAACATTACCAAATATTCCATTCAAGTTGTATGGTGA
- the rpsT gene encoding 30S ribosomal protein S20, with protein sequence MAHHKSAIKAIAQNEKRREINRRNLSRMRTAIKKLRAAIASGDANAAQRLLGETVSVIDKSIHKGVVHRNAAARYKSRLTMQVNKLVAQKAS encoded by the coding sequence ATGGCACATCATAAGTCAGCAATCAAAGCAATAGCTCAGAATGAAAAACGGCGTGAAATCAATCGCCGGAACCTGAGTCGCATGAGAACAGCGATCAAGAAACTGCGGGCGGCAATTGCTTCCGGCGACGCAAACGCCGCTCAACGCCTACTGGGTGAAACAGTCTCCGTCATTGACAAATCCATCCATAAGGGCGTTGTCCATCGCAACGCCGCTGCGCGCTACAAATCAAGGTTAACCATGCAGGTCAACAAACTGGTCGCCCAGAAAGCGTCCTGA
- a CDS encoding glycosyltransferase, translated as MSHDATVQEPQVSVVIPTFNEERHIRSCLRSILSQHTRVSFEVIVVDSSTDATPQIVQAEFPHVRLIRRDQRTFPAEARNLGVERSRGQVVAFVDADCRADASWIEAIVAAHQQPYLAVGGSVSLARPYTVAGAALFAIEFSEYLPSGSPREARWLPSCNLSVKREAFNRYGGFPVTMEASEDIIFTRHLAVCSGVPLWFDPRIRVAHMNLNSMEDMRRRLRKLGYWSGRSRHSGLVAGKFLSRLPFLTPLLVPYRLTVIIGRLLRRLVADWRLVLWSVVCWPLLTYALCVWASGFRRGVSEPLEENRRSDTPDHF; from the coding sequence ATGAGCCATGATGCAACCGTGCAAGAGCCGCAGGTGTCAGTTGTCATTCCCACATTTAACGAAGAGCGTCACATTCGAAGTTGCCTGCGTTCCATCCTGAGTCAGCATACGCGCGTCAGTTTTGAAGTCATCGTCGTAGACAGCTCTACGGATGCGACGCCACAGATCGTTCAAGCGGAATTTCCTCATGTTCGGCTCATTCGGCGCGATCAGCGCACGTTTCCTGCCGAGGCACGCAATCTGGGCGTTGAGCGGAGTCGTGGTCAGGTGGTGGCGTTTGTGGATGCTGATTGCCGGGCTGACGCCTCATGGATTGAGGCGATTGTTGCCGCTCACCAACAACCTTATCTTGCCGTTGGCGGGTCTGTCTCATTGGCGCGTCCCTATACGGTCGCCGGCGCTGCGTTGTTTGCCATCGAGTTCTCGGAGTACCTGCCCAGTGGATCGCCGCGAGAGGCCCGCTGGTTGCCCTCGTGCAATTTGTCTGTCAAGCGTGAGGCGTTCAACCGATATGGTGGATTTCCCGTCACGATGGAGGCTTCGGAGGACATCATCTTCACACGGCATCTGGCCGTCTGCTCCGGCGTGCCATTATGGTTTGATCCGCGCATCCGCGTCGCTCACATGAATCTAAATTCGATGGAAGACATGCGGCGCCGATTGCGAAAACTTGGCTACTGGTCGGGTCGGTCTCGTCATTCAGGACTTGTCGCGGGCAAATTCCTATCGCGCCTTCCATTTCTGACACCGCTGCTCGTGCCATATCGGCTGACGGTGATCATCGGACGGTTGCTCCGCCGCTTGGTCGCTGATTGGCGATTGGTGCTGTGGAGCGTCGTATGTTGGCCGCTGCTGACCTATGCGCTGTGCGTGTGGGCGAGCGGATTTCGTCGTGGTGTGAGCGAGCCGCTCGAGGAAAACCGGCGCAGCGACACGCCCGATCATTTTTAA
- a CDS encoding RNA methyltransferase: protein MPIFSRHNPLVKRYRQVRVGVDRHSFFLEGIRLIEDALRSRITLDSVMVARDLLTNPAVAKLVGELTRQGIRCEVTSWEIQEYLSDVQTPQGIVAIAPRRQWSIEELFERMCGPALLMVVEGWRDPGNLGTMLRAGEALGLHGVITTPHTVDPFSPKVMRASMGSALRVPVIDRIRLHAVLPSLEQRGLQILAATVQRGETITTVDLTKPTAVLVGNEATGLSQEAVALSHQIISIPMKASVASLNAAMSATIILYEAARQRGFAVSE, encoded by the coding sequence ATGCCCATCTTTAGCCGTCACAATCCGCTGGTCAAGCGATATCGCCAAGTGCGGGTCGGCGTGGATCGCCACAGCTTCTTCCTTGAAGGAATTCGCCTGATTGAAGACGCGCTGCGCTCCCGGATCACCCTGGACTCGGTTATGGTCGCCAGAGATTTGCTAACCAATCCGGCAGTGGCCAAACTGGTTGGTGAATTGACACGGCAGGGCATTCGTTGCGAGGTGACCTCGTGGGAGATTCAGGAGTATCTCAGTGATGTGCAAACGCCCCAAGGGATCGTGGCCATTGCCCCGCGCCGACAATGGAGTATCGAAGAATTATTCGAGCGCATGTGTGGCCCCGCGTTGCTGATGGTGGTGGAAGGATGGCGTGATCCGGGAAACCTGGGGACGATGTTGCGCGCAGGAGAAGCGCTGGGATTGCACGGCGTCATCACCACGCCGCACACGGTTGATCCTTTTTCACCGAAAGTCATGCGCGCCTCGATGGGATCAGCCTTACGTGTGCCGGTGATTGATCGTATACGGCTGCATGCGGTGTTACCGTCGCTTGAGCAACGTGGGCTGCAGATTTTGGCTGCCACTGTGCAACGCGGAGAGACGATCACGACCGTTGATCTGACCAAGCCAACGGCCGTGTTAGTGGGCAATGAGGCCACTGGCCTATCACAGGAGGCGGTGGCATTGTCACATCAAATCATTAGCATTCCGATGAAGGCGTCGGTGGCGTCGTTAAATGCTGCGATGTCGGCAACCATTATCCTCTATGAGGCCGCGCGGCAACGAGGGTTCGCCGTTTCCGAGTAG
- a CDS encoding FHA domain-containing protein gives MEQFLRRWVEKLGTRADALLGRSGSGATFDSLVPALYQAIESHLTADQHGVKRVFAGRLQVAFSEPLFSQLDEEMIESLRQELIETARCYVRDHRYQLGTKLVIEIVGDPSLREPFALRVAAPPSIQPAQQWWLQREDGRKSLLSLGQADAPRRVTLGRAGDNDIVVADPTVSRFHAALSLNPRGEILVSDLGSANGTFVNGQRVVETQALHLGDELTLGSVSFILIQE, from the coding sequence ATGGAACAGTTCTTACGCCGATGGGTTGAAAAGCTCGGAACACGCGCCGATGCATTGCTGGGGCGCAGTGGCAGTGGGGCCACGTTCGACTCGCTAGTTCCGGCTCTCTATCAAGCGATTGAGTCGCACCTGACAGCCGATCAACATGGCGTCAAACGGGTGTTTGCCGGGCGATTGCAGGTGGCTTTCAGTGAGCCGCTCTTCTCCCAACTGGATGAGGAGATGATCGAATCGCTTCGTCAAGAGTTGATCGAAACCGCCCGCTGTTATGTGCGCGATCATCGTTATCAATTGGGGACTAAGTTGGTCATAGAGATCGTGGGTGATCCATCGTTACGCGAGCCGTTTGCGCTGCGTGTGGCTGCGCCGCCATCCATCCAGCCGGCTCAGCAATGGTGGCTCCAACGAGAAGACGGTCGAAAGAGTTTGCTTTCGTTAGGCCAGGCTGATGCGCCACGCCGGGTGACGCTTGGTCGAGCCGGCGATAATGATATTGTCGTAGCTGACCCAACAGTCTCTCGGTTCCATGCCGCATTATCACTCAACCCGCGAGGGGAGATTCTCGTATCCGACCTTGGCAGCGCGAATGGGACATTTGTCAACGGGCAGCGGGTTGTAGAGACGCAGGCGCTGCATCTTGGCGACGAGCTGACGCTGGGCAGTGTCTCGTTTATCTTGATTCAGGAATAA
- a CDS encoding penicillin-binding protein 2, producing the protein MLETRFLTIMFLISLTVCVGLLLALSWQERARWRSRLTAATTLPREPAAWLRWIGVMACVLYVGLMSMHGYWSFFAAGPLSEDAVFVQQQQRRDVRHRRIEEIGLRGWIFDRAHSVASGLAGYRWDGGSMKRVYMLGQKAVHVVGYSSMLRSRSGIELAYEDRLGSSLSRWQLLPRRTLVGEDVVLTLDQELQSLAADQLAHANKPGAVVIVQVHTGDVLAMASFPTFDPHMIDQDDVWNQLRRDPKKPFLNRALHEYYLPGSTFKVIVAATALAHGWSNPKFVCTAQGYRPPGASKLIYDDRGPAQAHGQIDLGAAMRVSCNQYFAQLGVKLGYQQLAATTEQFGFRRDATPEQARERQFDARLWNDSQAAFSRVFRPNVSRLVLSDQTTAGDLAFQAYGQGFVQVTPLHMALVAAAIAHDGQMMTARLDMQRDPQLLRRVLSAQDARTLQAMMVRVTEPGGTAAGPFAALRAKGIRAAGKTGTAQFMEGSQTRLDSWFIGFAPADQPQIAYAIVVEGGGYGSETAAPIAAALVEAAARKRWLKP; encoded by the coding sequence GTGCTGGAAACCAGGTTCTTGACGATCATGTTTCTCATCAGCCTGACGGTCTGTGTCGGGTTGTTGCTCGCTCTGAGCTGGCAGGAGCGAGCTCGGTGGCGCAGCCGCTTGACAGCGGCGACGACGCTGCCGCGTGAGCCGGCTGCGTGGCTGCGTTGGATCGGCGTGATGGCCTGTGTGCTCTATGTCGGGTTGATGAGCATGCATGGTTACTGGTCGTTCTTCGCAGCCGGCCCACTGAGTGAGGATGCAGTCTTTGTTCAGCAACAACAGCGTCGGGACGTGCGGCATCGCCGGATTGAAGAGATTGGGCTGCGCGGATGGATTTTTGATCGGGCTCACAGTGTAGCCAGCGGCTTGGCTGGGTATCGCTGGGACGGAGGCAGCATGAAGCGCGTCTATATGCTCGGCCAGAAGGCGGTGCATGTGGTCGGTTATTCCAGCATGTTGCGCAGTCGGAGTGGAATTGAGTTGGCTTATGAGGATCGCCTAGGCAGCAGTTTGAGCCGTTGGCAGTTGTTGCCACGGCGCACCCTTGTTGGCGAGGATGTCGTGTTGACGTTGGATCAGGAGTTGCAATCGCTGGCTGCCGATCAATTAGCGCACGCCAACAAACCCGGCGCTGTGGTGATCGTTCAGGTCCACACCGGCGATGTGTTGGCGATGGCTAGTTTTCCCACCTTTGATCCACACATGATTGATCAGGACGATGTATGGAATCAGCTTCGCCGTGACCCGAAAAAACCGTTTTTGAATCGCGCGCTGCATGAGTACTATTTGCCGGGCTCAACCTTCAAAGTGATTGTCGCCGCAACGGCGTTAGCGCATGGTTGGTCCAATCCGAAATTTGTTTGTACGGCTCAAGGGTATCGTCCGCCTGGAGCCAGCAAGTTGATCTATGATGATCGAGGCCCAGCGCAAGCGCATGGTCAAATTGATCTCGGCGCAGCCATGCGCGTTTCATGCAACCAGTACTTCGCGCAACTGGGCGTCAAGTTAGGGTATCAGCAGTTGGCTGCCACGACCGAGCAGTTCGGATTTCGGCGAGACGCAACGCCCGAACAGGCACGGGAGCGTCAGTTTGATGCGCGTCTGTGGAACGATTCGCAGGCAGCGTTTTCACGTGTGTTCCGTCCCAATGTGAGCCGGCTGGTGCTTTCGGATCAAACAACGGCCGGCGACTTGGCCTTTCAAGCCTATGGTCAGGGATTTGTGCAGGTAACGCCTCTGCACATGGCGCTGGTCGCGGCAGCCATTGCTCATGATGGCCAGATGATGACCGCGCGATTGGATATGCAGCGTGATCCTCAATTGCTGCGGCGCGTCTTGTCGGCACAAGATGCCAGGACGCTTCAAGCCATGATGGTGCGGGTCACGGAACCGGGTGGGACGGCGGCTGGCCCGTTTGCGGCATTGCGAGCTAAGGGGATTCGCGCGGCGGGAAAGACGGGCACAGCCCAATTTATGGAAGGATCGCAGACGCGATTAGACTCATGGTTCATTGGGTTTGCGCCGGCAGATCAACCGCAGATTGCCTATGCCATCGTTGTTGAAGGTGGAGGATATGGTTCTGAGACGGCGGCGCCGATAGCAGCGGCGTTGGTAGAAGCAGCAGCGCGGAAGCGCTGGCTCAAACCATGA
- a CDS encoding FtsW/RodA/SpoVE family cell cycle protein, whose product MATRDLLSLALLILVFVVLVKVWRYRGNLTLYTCIVILFAIGQLAQYRLFSDPEYTGRGAQKSAARLSKAQAIRSRAVAQEYDRAKIAYVFGDAAISLESENPESGSDGNKRSEALKEVARVMQLPQPAREPSVAVGLTQVLLSARTWAPILSVLALMVACWFVCRETMLLRVQRHGLMIAVATLLPLMIIVVFFTRDGKFIGGMTPWEPAKVLFLLSLSSILVDSYRPLSKTRWGVPPMRFLLPLIVTAGCGLVPFFVLGDFGQLWVFSIVYAVLYLVAVKRPGQLIPGLLILVAVFVLLSSVGGIPERVIYRYYLWRQTWQPPPETAQWWTPYLEDIRKQYGAAASVTNEDAWFDKGSQLIQAIFGISRGQLVGAGFGLGLPEIVPVADSDFIYSTIAEELGWIGGASLLFVFLLLGAAGWREAMLATDMYTKLLAAGATAFLLAQAWVNVAGVVKLVPMTGITLPFVSHGGWSLLTSFTMVGILLGISQRNALQLNPPSQP is encoded by the coding sequence ATGGCCACCCGCGACCTTCTATCACTGGCTTTGCTGATTCTCGTTTTTGTGGTTCTGGTCAAAGTGTGGCGCTATCGAGGCAATTTGACGTTGTACACGTGCATTGTCATTCTCTTTGCCATTGGGCAGCTTGCTCAGTATCGCTTGTTCAGTGACCCTGAATACACAGGGCGCGGCGCGCAGAAATCCGCTGCGCGATTATCGAAAGCGCAAGCTATCCGGTCACGCGCGGTCGCCCAAGAGTATGACCGCGCCAAAATCGCTTATGTGTTCGGCGATGCTGCGATCAGCCTCGAGTCAGAGAATCCCGAGAGCGGCAGCGACGGCAATAAACGCAGCGAGGCGTTGAAAGAGGTCGCCCGCGTCATGCAACTGCCTCAGCCCGCCCGTGAGCCTTCTGTGGCAGTTGGTTTGACCCAGGTGCTGCTCTCTGCGCGGACCTGGGCGCCGATCTTGAGCGTGCTGGCATTGATGGTGGCATGTTGGTTTGTGTGTCGAGAAACGATGTTGCTGAGAGTGCAGCGGCACGGCTTGATGATCGCTGTGGCTACATTGTTGCCGTTGATGATCATCGTTGTGTTTTTCACGCGAGATGGCAAATTCATCGGTGGCATGACGCCATGGGAGCCGGCCAAGGTGCTGTTTCTGCTGAGCCTCAGCAGTATCTTGGTTGATTCTTATCGTCCGTTGAGCAAAACGCGCTGGGGTGTGCCACCGATGCGATTCCTGCTGCCGTTGATCGTGACGGCTGGTTGCGGGTTAGTTCCATTTTTTGTGCTTGGTGATTTTGGTCAGCTCTGGGTGTTTAGCATAGTCTACGCTGTGTTGTATCTGGTGGCGGTCAAGCGGCCTGGCCAATTGATCCCAGGGCTGCTCATTCTGGTCGCGGTGTTCGTGTTGTTGTCATCGGTCGGCGGCATACCTGAGCGCGTCATCTATCGCTATTATCTGTGGAGACAAACATGGCAGCCGCCGCCAGAAACAGCCCAGTGGTGGACGCCTTACCTTGAGGATATCCGCAAGCAGTACGGCGCTGCCGCATCGGTGACGAACGAAGATGCCTGGTTCGATAAAGGGTCGCAACTGATCCAGGCCATCTTTGGCATCAGTCGCGGACAGCTTGTCGGCGCTGGTTTCGGGCTGGGGCTGCCAGAGATCGTGCCGGTGGCCGATTCCGATTTCATCTACTCAACCATTGCTGAAGAGTTGGGCTGGATTGGCGGGGCGAGCCTGTTATTCGTGTTCTTGCTGCTTGGCGCGGCTGGCTGGCGCGAGGCGATGTTGGCCACAGACATGTACACGAAATTGCTGGCAGCCGGGGCAACGGCGTTTCTGCTCGCGCAAGCTTGGGTCAACGTCGCTGGCGTCGTCAAGCTTGTGCCGATGACGGGCATTACGCTGCCGTTTGTCAGTCATGGTGGCTGGTCGTTGTTGACATCGTTCACGATGGTAGGAATTTTGTTGGGCATCTCACAACGAAATGCGCTACAATTGAACCCACCGAGTCAGCCATGA
- a CDS encoding protein phosphatase 2C domain-containing protein, whose amino-acid sequence MKVEPGKPVQSRPFKYGHYGFVSDRGLNPKRVTNEDSYVTLQDVPLFAVADGVGGQNAGDVASQVVMQILKNQFMNKRLPAQTSQFLDQVIAYANRYLYDMAVDDELLSGMATTLALILLERKQATLSHVGDSRIYRYTDGVLYRETKDHSLVEELEDVDRTLMGTINRNIITRALGIEPEVTPETKVIPIPPNTTFLLCTDGITRHISDEELAEILAQEPDPQSVCEMLKALCYERGAKDNLTAIVVKMENAPWISGSLSRDSAESVTATEDVSKRRLARVQVDLSKPAAGTTPTPTPVADDEPATTQAQTLTGHLPQQNVVMPAAHGWGRRVLMPLFLALAVVVAFFVGVYVRPVFSPTSPSEHAALPALTPTQQALEQGRQAFEAGEYTRALNVFRQVTINEPGLAEAHHWLGRTHMAMKSYLLAAESFSKAAALGGHADDYWRAAAAFHAAGDNEKAIAALAASLKAKR is encoded by the coding sequence ATGAAAGTAGAGCCAGGAAAACCGGTTCAATCGAGACCGTTCAAATATGGTCACTACGGGTTTGTGAGTGATCGCGGCCTCAATCCCAAGCGTGTCACGAACGAGGATAGCTATGTGACGTTGCAGGACGTTCCCCTCTTTGCCGTGGCTGATGGCGTGGGCGGACAAAATGCCGGCGACGTGGCGAGCCAGGTTGTGATGCAAATCCTCAAAAATCAGTTCATGAATAAACGCCTGCCGGCGCAAACGAGTCAGTTCCTCGATCAGGTCATCGCCTATGCCAACCGCTATTTGTATGACATGGCCGTTGACGATGAATTGCTGAGTGGCATGGCGACGACGCTGGCGCTGATTTTGCTCGAACGCAAACAAGCGACGCTCAGCCATGTTGGTGATAGCCGCATCTACCGGTATACCGATGGCGTGCTCTACCGAGAGACGAAAGACCATTCCTTGGTCGAAGAGTTGGAAGACGTGGATCGCACGCTGATGGGAACAATCAACCGGAATATCATCACCCGCGCGCTTGGCATTGAACCAGAAGTGACGCCTGAAACGAAAGTCATCCCGATTCCTCCCAATACAACTTTTTTATTGTGCACTGATGGCATCACGCGTCATATCAGCGATGAGGAATTGGCCGAGATATTAGCTCAGGAACCTGACCCACAGAGCGTTTGCGAAATGCTCAAGGCGTTGTGTTACGAGCGAGGCGCCAAAGACAATCTGACGGCCATCGTAGTCAAGATGGAAAACGCGCCGTGGATCAGCGGGAGCTTGAGCCGTGACTCAGCAGAATCTGTCACTGCGACAGAAGACGTCAGCAAGCGTCGGCTGGCGCGCGTTCAGGTTGATTTATCCAAGCCTGCTGCCGGAACGACGCCGACGCCCACGCCGGTTGCCGACGACGAGCCGGCGACGACTCAGGCGCAGACGTTGACAGGTCATCTGCCGCAACAGAACGTGGTGATGCCTGCGGCACACGGATGGGGGCGTCGTGTCCTCATGCCGTTGTTTCTGGCGCTGGCTGTCGTGGTCGCCTTTTTCGTCGGCGTTTATGTTCGACCGGTCTTCTCTCCAACTTCTCCGTCAGAGCACGCCGCGCTTCCTGCGTTGACGCCAACTCAGCAGGCGCTCGAACAAGGGCGTCAGGCGTTTGAAGCAGGCGAATACACACGAGCTTTGAATGTATTTCGACAAGTGACGATCAACGAGCCAGGGCTGGCTGAGGCTCATCACTGGTTGGGGAGAACGCACATGGCCATGAAGAGCTATTTGTTGGCAGCCGAATCATTCTCAAAGGCTGCCGCGCTCGGCGGGCATGCAGACGATTATTGGCGCGCCGCCGCCGCTTTTCATGCAGCAGGCGACAATGAGAAAGCCATCGCCGCCTTGGCAGCATCGCTCAAGGCGAAACGCTAG
- a CDS encoding serine/threonine protein kinase: MYELDLHGLTIKGRYLIQRHVRCGSYTELFRGYDRQTKQLIILKALNVALKGMPDPELEQKLIAYFHREAEVLGRLQHPHIITCLDHDQAIDRNRRTFPYLVIEYMAGGDLMHLCRQQPLSLDRALHYVEQVCQGLSYAHRCGIIHRDIKPQNLLLDAQQRVVKISDFGIAKVLQDDQAEVTRGIGTETYAPPECFGFEGPTGELTPAADVYGLAKTLYVMLSGEAPRQFFQQPITSLPSSLSAQPWAEPLLHILNQATQHEPAKRYATITAFQEALNSLRSVVAQPAPQPQDDATVVRGARKPARALDPSIRIALTRPDRVEVSLGSDAPLTTGEALEDARPDRVEVTLRPESAPPGQSEQLGSTGAGSASSPGAVSARRSQPAGWDRHVFMFGVMAGFLGIMFWVHDRVGLGSRRGTQQTAVVMAENLNLRERPTTSSAVRCTIPGGARVEILRESSDGVWLEVETLTCWDVQRQGWRRARGWVSSRYVKRSGG, encoded by the coding sequence ATGTACGAACTCGATCTTCATGGTTTGACCATCAAGGGCCGATACCTCATTCAGCGTCACGTCCGCTGCGGCAGTTATACGGAGTTATTCAGGGGATATGATCGGCAGACCAAGCAGTTGATCATCCTCAAGGCGTTGAATGTGGCGCTGAAAGGGATGCCGGACCCCGAATTAGAACAGAAGTTAATCGCCTATTTCCACCGAGAAGCCGAGGTGCTCGGTCGGTTGCAACATCCTCATATCATCACGTGCCTCGACCACGATCAAGCCATTGATCGGAATCGTCGAACATTTCCTTATCTGGTGATTGAGTACATGGCCGGCGGTGACCTGATGCACTTGTGCCGGCAGCAGCCGCTCTCGTTGGATCGAGCGTTGCATTATGTTGAGCAGGTCTGTCAAGGGCTCTCGTACGCGCACCGGTGCGGCATCATCCATCGCGACATCAAACCGCAAAATCTCTTGCTTGATGCGCAGCAGCGCGTGGTCAAGATCAGCGACTTTGGCATCGCCAAAGTGTTGCAGGATGATCAGGCCGAGGTCACGCGCGGTATCGGCACAGAAACCTATGCTCCGCCTGAGTGCTTTGGTTTTGAGGGCCCGACGGGCGAATTGACGCCTGCCGCCGATGTCTACGGCTTAGCCAAGACGCTTTACGTCATGCTGAGTGGGGAAGCGCCCCGACAGTTTTTCCAGCAGCCGATCACCTCACTGCCGTCAAGCCTCTCGGCTCAGCCGTGGGCAGAGCCATTGTTACACATCTTGAATCAGGCCACACAACATGAGCCAGCCAAACGGTACGCCACGATCACTGCATTTCAGGAGGCATTGAACAGCTTGAGATCGGTCGTTGCCCAACCGGCGCCTCAACCTCAAGATGACGCAACGGTCGTTCGTGGAGCTCGTAAGCCGGCTCGCGCGCTTGATCCTTCAATCCGCATTGCTCTCACGCGGCCTGACCGAGTTGAAGTGAGTCTTGGGTCTGACGCGCCGCTCACCACAGGTGAGGCCTTGGAGGATGCGCGGCCTGATCGAGTCGAAGTGACTCTTAGACCTGAGAGCGCGCCGCCTGGTCAAAGCGAGCAACTCGGGTCAACTGGCGCCGGTTCGGCTTCGTCGCCTGGTGCTGTATCAGCACGGCGCAGTCAGCCAGCCGGGTGGGATCGGCACGTATTTATGTTCGGCGTCATGGCCGGATTTCTGGGTATCATGTTCTGGGTTCATGATCGGGTTGGATTGGGCAGCCGCCGAGGGACCCAGCAAACTGCTGTGGTCATGGCTGAGAATTTGAATCTCCGTGAACGGCCAACGACCTCTTCCGCCGTGCGGTGTACGATTCCGGGTGGAGCGCGAGTCGAAATTTTGCGAGAGAGTTCTGATGGGGTGTGGTTGGAGGTTGAAACCCTCACATGTTGGGACGTTCAACGGCAGGGCTGGCGGCGCGCTCGCGGATGGGTCTCAAGCCGTTACGTGAAACGCAGTGGAGGATAG
- a CDS encoding DUF3662 domain-containing protein, translating to MAPRWLKRIKDMISSLDEDYEQMESASPPQRWNELFDRIAREIERVMRMEMFQPPGEPIYIPSEYLVFMSMADHDRLQGAKRQGFVRGLGNRAAESARQLAGTARLHADRFWVELRVDSGLAEGQFYVKPSWDVEPEPTVVQLAPPRQQRTPPAAESDDELTTIRRQPRFYIEVQRHGVPQPTVYPVYQAEARVGRGSKDIPVDVPLPEDREISRLHMIVKQTPRGYEVTMKGQNPISIAGIELERDQTRSLRPNEPVHVGIYTICIKTDLVASARQRDSDESSGTRSEPRLGIESERNV from the coding sequence ATGGCTCCGCGATGGTTGAAAAGAATCAAAGATATGATCAGCTCGCTCGATGAAGATTATGAGCAAATGGAATCGGCCTCGCCGCCGCAACGCTGGAATGAGCTCTTTGATCGCATCGCGCGTGAAATCGAGCGGGTCATGCGAATGGAGATGTTTCAGCCGCCCGGCGAGCCAATCTATATTCCTTCGGAGTATTTGGTCTTCATGAGCATGGCTGATCATGATCGGTTGCAGGGGGCTAAGCGGCAGGGGTTTGTGCGCGGCTTGGGGAATCGAGCGGCCGAATCGGCGCGGCAACTGGCCGGCACAGCTCGATTGCACGCGGATAGGTTTTGGGTTGAGCTTCGCGTGGACAGCGGCTTGGCCGAAGGTCAGTTTTATGTCAAACCGTCCTGGGATGTGGAGCCTGAGCCAACGGTGGTTCAGCTAGCGCCGCCGCGCCAGCAAAGGACGCCGCCGGCTGCGGAGTCGGACGATGAGTTGACGACCATTCGGCGGCAGCCGCGCTTTTACATCGAAGTCCAACGTCACGGCGTCCCGCAGCCGACAGTCTATCCTGTCTATCAAGCCGAAGCGCGCGTCGGACGCGGCAGCAAAGACATACCGGTGGATGTGCCGTTGCCCGAAGATCGAGAGATCAGCCGCTTGCACATGATCGTCAAACAGACGCCACGCGGATATGAGGTGACGATGAAGGGGCAAAATCCTATATCTATTGCCGGCATTGAGCTGGAGCGCGATCAAACTCGATCGCTTCGACCGAACGAGCCGGTTCATGTTGGCATCTACACGATATGCATCAAAACCGATCTCGTGGCCAGCGCCCGTCAGCGTGACAGCGATGAATCCAGCGGAACCAGAAGTGAACCGCGTCTGGGTATTGAATCAGAACGAAACGTCTGA